From the Labeo rohita strain BAU-BD-2019 unplaced genomic scaffold, IGBB_LRoh.1.0 scaffold_1409, whole genome shotgun sequence genome, the window ccattcaaacacagcgctgtttcgtttatgaatgaactcgtttttaaaacgaatctagtaaaatgattcaatttcccattcataaagacagtcactctttattcctaaatgaagcagcagttcgaacgaatcaaatgaatgatatgattcagtaattaaatcagtctcttgccgccacctgctggcagttatttaaatcatttaacatttctgtattaaaacaatttgatttaatcTCAACAATGAATTTAGGAATATGATTGCACTtctgccacctctgagcctcattaaacatatgaaaaggtaaaaacaaaagttaaattcccttgtaaatcactttaaggagtcaaatatcacctcataatgggaaggcaaaattttttatcagatttttggattattgtttagaatgtgctcctaaaattttgattgtgctactaatttttttaaattaggagcacaatgtgatgtttgaccatatttggtctttcttaatttttggtctgtactgtactgtgtgtTCATGCTACAAGGCAAAATACAgatattaacttaaaagtaaagcattcttggtgtttttgtcatgttgcaatAGCCTGTTTACACTGATTATATACCAAAATCAAAGCTGATACTGTATGCTAATAGATAAAGGAGtcattataacatattacatgCTTTGAGTTCCTTATATATAGCTATGCAGTGTCGGATGGGTCGCTGTACGTGATGCAACACTTATTATAACCAGagacttaatataataaagagacttgagacttgacttggactctagctcagagacttgtGAGCATCTCTGCTAAAGACCCatgtaaacaattaattaatattttctgtttcttatagcattatagttttgtttcgtttgaagtgtgatcaacgtttgtgtaagcagtagatgtgttagggaggtaaaacgtaacattttaattatattttgttaaaatgaacgaaatgactcgaaaaaagattcgttcattttgctgaacgagactcaaatgtccgagtcggtaaaatgatccgaacttcccatcactattggccagattcaccgcatgacaacgatcacttgtgttttgggtttattctaacatcctcaaatccgataatgctgacaaatatgtgtttttagaacaataaaagtgtttttactgtagtcgcaatgttatattgagtcacatttattcataaaacactgataaaagcataaataaccccactttattagtatttaaacagtatatatttatgttgatcattattcttgttcagatggcgctgtattaatcagtatatgaaacgtgtttctgttgctcatgaaaacgcttttgaaaagtctgtgcatttgataaatattgcatttaattcacttcatcagtgatagagcatgcaaacaccgcgagagcttcactaacgagagcagaaagtgtccgacttgacgcctccgttttcaactGCTCTCGGCTGCTCTCGTTGATCTccgtctgtagccgtagatgaGTTCGAACACACCTATAGTAAAACTATCACCTCTCCCAAATGAAGCGGACAAGGAGGTGAGCTAAACTATGTCAGTGACACCTGACTTTATTACAAATAAcgcacatttaattcaaaatattactttgaaaaaaggagaaaaaaatgataagCACAGACCAATAAGTTgcacttttttattcatttaattgtgtgaaattgCTAATAAAATAGGTAATAAAAAACGATTATGATGTGAAGGTGAATTGGTTTAGTCTTGACTTCTGGTCGTGAGTGACAGCGTTGGGGGATCATGGGAAATCTGTTGATTGTCGATTACAAAGTAAACACAGAGATGGAGAGAAAAAGGCCAAAGCTGCCAGATGcccaatttaggaaaaaaagaaaagaagatgaGGAGAAACAGGCAAAAGATAAAAGTATGCAACAAAGTTCTCTCTGTATGATTAAGGTATTCATGTCATTATGTTAATTAGTGGTATGACATTAACTCTTAGGTTTGTTAGCCTTCTTGCTTATGATGCTTGCTATGCttaccttgctaaaaaaaaaaaaaaaaaaaaaaaaaaaaaaaaaaacacaatataagcctaatatacatatatattatgaaccattaactttttcaagtgaaactattacaaaattccttattgtagtgtgttttggacacttttccaATAGGATCTACCATCCCACCCACCAATAGAATCCATCATATACAAGCAGACACTGTTATAAttaccattaaaaccaataccaTTCAACAGGGGAGCGTATCTCATATGATGCCATTATTGATGACTTTGCATCTACAAAGGCCAGAAATCTcagattttagtttcagtttgtgttttctgttctgtagtgaaataaataatttaattttcttaagtGTGATTTATCCTATATTTATtccataataaatattatatgatgGGGTTGGGGATGAGGGGGCGCCAGGAGGGAGTCTCGCCCGGGGCGCAATTCAGTGTAGAACCGCCACTGATAACAGGAGTTGTTTCTTCAGACGAAGAACTTAGACATCTACTGGAAAGCCACAAGCGTGCATCTGGCACATCTTACACTGTCtggtaatttaacattttacatttacatttatagcaTGTTTTCTTCTAATGGGAAACATTTCTGTTGTGGAAATATCTTGTGATGTTTATTTGCCATGATATAAGAAATTTGTCTTGTTTCAGATTCACTacagaaaacacatttacacaaaaacagTGTAACTCTATATAGAAAAATATGCAGTGTAAGAAGATATGTAGTAGAGGGTAAATCTTTACAGTAAGGcctcatttattaacattagttaaagcATTTAGCAACTAACATGAACTTATAGTGAGCAGTACATTAATCACTGCAGTATTTCTATGAATAATCACATTATTTGTTAATGCTGTGCTCGTCCTgtaattttctgttttgaatattaattcattttgaatattaattgtatttttcctCATAACAGGTCTGATGACagtaacaaaaaacagaaagtgACACCACGATGTCTATGGTGAGTTGAAGACTATTCAGAATACGTCCCGCTCTCTGTGAAAAgcacgaaaaaaaaaacccaagaAGACACCCACAACAGATGATTTGGTATGTATCGCTACACATTTTGATAACCACACAGTTAATGAATCCAGGGCGGAGGTGTCTATttttgttcctggagggccactttGCCACAGATTTTAGTGATTTTTGAAGACCTTTATTAGCTGATATAAGCAATCACAGCTTAGGGCTCTAAATAAACTTTTCTGTAAGGTAGACCCCAGGTTCAGGATTGAACAACCCTTATGCTAAAGaagtaaaatgtagttttacacTACCCAACAAAAGTTTGAGCACACCAGCAgtgtttttcttatttcttcTCATGTTTAGAAACTTAGTCATAGAAATTACAGTTTGAAATAACAAATGTAAGTTTTGTtaaatagtttacccaaaaatgacaattctgtcattaattactcaaagACTGCATCTTGTGAAAAAACATTGTAGCCTGAGCTATTCCACAGCAGTTGGCATTTCGCTTGGTCTAAAGTAGCTTGAATATATGAACACTTATTACAGGTGTACTGTTGGTATTCAGGATAAGACAAACATGGTCTGAAAGATGTATTCATGGTGTACTCGCCCATTATATAAATGTTCTAAGATAGTCTgcctttaaaatgtaagaaattcATACATTTGCACAGTTCATATTTTGTCTACATGACTATTCTGTACCATTTGAACAAAATGTTCGAtcaaatgttttgctttttttttttttgttttttgttttttttaatgcagggAGACAGGGTTACTGCGGTCAGTCTGCAGAATGAGAAGCTTGTCCACCTTACAAAATGATATATGccatatgaatatatatatatatatatatatatatatatatatatatatatatatatatatatatgtgtgtgtgtgtgtatatatgttcaCTCACAAATAAATGCTAGTGTCtggttttaaaaatatgcaattaaagctttattttctttcattctccAGCATACTAAACATGAATACACAAGAAGAAAAAGGTTCCATattcaaaacagcaaaaaagtGGATTGCCCAGCAAAACTTTACGTCCGATATGTAGTAAGAATTACGTTAGCAGTGTTTCCCATTCATTAACTAGAGTGTGGCGGCCCGCCACAGTCTCATCTGTCCCGCCACAGTTTCATAATAAACCGAAAATATTTATACTCGTCATTTTAACATACACGTCTTTAACGTTGTGTTTCGTGCATCGCTTTGGAAAAGTGTCCGTCAAACGAACTAAGCGTTATATGGTTTTATCCGTTCATCAAGTCTGTTTCGCTGCTTGTTTGTGAAGCTCTTCATTCAGAGTCAGACGATCAGTTCGTGATTTGATGTTTGACTCTTTGATCGACAGTCAATGCGGTGAACATTGTTTTTGCCGTGAGTTTAGCGCGCGTTTGAGAACGCAACGGCAACCAGTTACGCACTGTCACATTAGCATCATTTCCGACATTTTAATGGGCAGATGTTTACAatatttcactagatttgtaatgAGACGCGTTTGTAAACCTGTTtgcactgaagctggagttttccgtcaaaataaaagctcatatGTTTATTTCTTGGAAGCAAGGACTAAAATGAACAGACACGCGCACAGGAAATACTGTACAAGCAGAGCAAGCGCGTTGTTTCGATGTCATTTTCCCTCTATTTCacaagcgccacctgctgtcagagagtgaaattcagtctgttgtttttgttttatgcaggTTTTAGCATAGTTTCCCAAAGCTTTAaagtcagaccattctgtttttgattcaaatgttgaaatgatacagacaaatttaaattaaaaaaagctcaTGCTACATGTGTTTCAACTTTGTTTGTATTGTGATTAAAATTCAGTGGTTGGTTCTTTGGTTCATTATTAAATGCGTTTAGTTTTTGTAGTAGTAcaactgcaaaaacagattaatgaccaggaaaaaaatatttagggctGATAAATTTTCTCAAATCACCAGCCATTGGCAGATGTGGCAAAACTAGTTTTAGGTCCTGCTtgcaagtgtagaaattaggacaaaagtattgtaattttcctacagaagaataaggtaaaataatatacctgaaaaatacacattttatttcatttattttacttactaattactaataaatatttatttactaatttattttacagtgcaattattttacaatatatggctattccTGTCAtaggaataataatataaaattattattattataatattctaatttgtttggcttccaaATTGACCAGTGTGAGTGTACTTTAGACTGAGACACTATATCACAACTGACTGAGTTCCCTGTAAACTTTAAGAACAAGTCAATTCACcagatttctttctttgtttagtttgtACACTGACCTGttttggagctcttaatttttaACTCTCAGAGTGCACCAGAGAgatgaatttaactttaaaatgtacaaaattttctCCTGGGGGGGCATGCCCCCCCACACCCCCCTAGTGGGACCGAGGTCCACCACCACAGTCTCACAAAATTCTGTGGGAAACACTGCGTTAGCATGGcttaatatacagtatacataaTATGTAGACAGGAGCACATCTTTAAAAAGGAATTTAGATGTGCAAAAATGTTAGgtgaaataaaaagcagtttctctttaaaaaatactcagtatttattaatccttTGAGTACAAATAGCTGCACAACTTAAAATAGCTTTAAACAGTGGGAATAGTGAGTCTCATTCACtaaaaattgtatatacaattcatatttatttgcacatttaaaTTTCTCAAAAGAACTGTTTGTGTAATCATGTGTacaatatacattaatttattcttAACCTCATTCTAATGTTGATGAATTCTGAGTTTTCTAAATAAGCAACTGTGTGCCTCaggtaaataatttacaaaaaacacaacaaaaccatGTCCATATCAGGGCATTTAGCACACCTTTTCTTTTGTTATGCTCAGCAATGAGAGTTAGCAATGCCACAGACAGCATCCTTAAAACTAGCTCGAACTAGTGGTGCAACGGATTACAAAACTCACGGTTCGGGTCACTCACGGTTTGTTAGTCACGGATCGGACCATTTTTCGGGTCAGCAAAAAAAGGGGAGGAGTCAAATGTAATTTGCTTTCCATTTATTACAAGAACAGTATGGCAAGAAACATTTGGTTTTATCAAAaacaacttaaataaaataaaatacaaaaatacctGAGACCTGAAAACAGACCAAACCTtataatgacaattttttttttctttcagaaattcttgttttaatttttctgataatcaaatacaggcattaaacatttatttatttttaatgaaatgaaaattaaacccttttatttgctgccaaacaaacattttttttttctattatttattttattattataatttctgcatttaattgttttatttaaatttgccagaaaaacacctacattatactgtacaaaagtaatacaagactaatacatttctgttacatgttaaactttacatgaagtgactcttacagcagttctggagattacgtttatgtgtttatgtcgtcatataatgagacgcaGAGGCCGAAAATAATGCGAGCGTCACGTGTGCTTCattatttgtgtagtaaacaaaaccgtgtctccgccattcattcatacagagccaagcggaacatggaggattcatatttaaaccgtctttttgcgttttcatattcacagacactagtccatatggcgattcgaattaagtgagacacctacttttgatttattaatccaaaaattGACATGTGCGGGTCATGTGCGTTTCGAACCGCGGGTCCTGATCCGCACGGATCAACCGCGATCCGTTGCACACCTAGTTCGAACACAGTGAACACCTGCTGTGCAGACATTACAGACCTCTGATTAACAGCTGTACgcatgtttgtgtctttttgcCGAGTTGCTTCACAGCTTGAGCTATAATATAACTTTTCTTATACTTACAAATTTTCGTCTTAACATGTTTATAAGGCCAACAAGtgtgatttttgattttatttgttcctatatttttctgtaaatttaGAATACATTTTAGATTGAAagttactgattttttttttttttttttttttttttttttttgtttctacaCAGCTTTCATGCACAAATTTGTACATGCATATGCTTAATGATGGAGACCCAGTGGTTATCAACTGTTTTTGCTTAGTGCCccagtttttattttgacaaatgctgatgtttctttttctgtttttctctgacTCTTTAAAAACACGCACCCACGATAATGCTAGAATTGACCTCtgctttaaagtttttatttatttatttaatgatgaaATGCATATTTCTTGTGTTGTCTCATATCGAATATGCATTAAACAGTGTTGTTTTTCACAGATATGACCAGTGTGCTGTGATTAAAACAAGTTCTAGGACTGAAAAACAAGCGGCAATTAAGGGTGTTCTGGAGTCATTAAAAGGAAACACCACCATCACTTCAGAAATTATCCATGTCAAAGTACCTTTGGCAGAAGCACACAAAAACCACAACACTTCACTTCTTTCTGGAAAATATTCTGGCTTTTGAATGTACAGAGAACAATGTTGAGCAGACAGCTGTGAAGTTTGAAGTGAAAGTGGAAGAACAAGGATTTCCAGGCGCAGAAGACTCTGATTTGGAGTGTATCGACACAGAAGAGATAACATCTTCACAAGAAACTTTCTTGTTTATTCATCAGAATGCACAACAACAAGAGTTACTTAAGCGCTATGGAGATATGGTCCTTCTTGACGCAACTTACAGAACAACCAAATATGCATTGCCCTTTGTTTCTTCTTGTCGTTCGGACAAATGTTGGACACAAACCCATCGCTGAgtttatttgtgaaaatgaGACCACTGCTGCAATAACCGAAGCACTTAACAGTGGAATCAGCATTGGGAACCAAAATTCTTCATGCTTGATTACTCACAACAACAATACCAAGCTCTGGAACATGTATTTCCAAATTCTCAGAAGTATCTATGCTCATTCCATCGTGAGCAAGCTTGGATCCAATGGACAAGGCAAGGTTTGGATGAAGTAAACttgcatttataatatataaaatattgcactgcatttaaaatatacttctctgtgtatatatagccgAAAGTCTCAATTCAtggtaacaataaaattttaatcGTTACATTGgtctgcggtccccacaatgttaaaaaatgattagaaatagtaaatgatgtttatctgaaagtgtaacgatgcaaacatgttttctgtgagggctaggtttagggttagggttgggttaggggacagacaatatcgtttggtcactataaaaactatagaagtctatggaaagtccccacaattcacaaaaacaaacgtgtgtgtgtgtgttagatttttattcatataaacactgatcaaattaaattattttatattttcatatcacAGTTTGATTGTGTCTCTTCAGAAATATTGGAtgaatttatgtactttttgtgTGAGGATTTTGATTTCATAGACTTTAAATAGATGGACAAAAATGATGGGAAAATATTAAAGTTAAGATCTTAATTTGGAATCCAGTGGTTAACATGAGAGTGGGTAAAGGATGGTAATCttcatttttaggtaaattAATGTACTAAACTTATTTCCCTGTTTAACATTTTGTGAGCAGTTCATTTTCTCTCATACAGTACCTGGTGCTGGCAtccatttatgattttttttttttaatgcttttgtgtGTTATTTTCTCATGTAAATGTGGTGTTTTAActgaattaatttcattatcAGAGGATGCAAATCtccataaaaaagcaaaaacaaatatcCCAGAGTCCCAGAGGACAGAACACACAGAAATGGACAAAAGCTCTGCTCAGGTAATATACACCACTTTATCCCACTGTGCTGTTCTTACTAAAAAACTAACTTGAAATTTTTCAagttgttttgtgcttttgtcatgaTATAAAAAAGGCATGTGACGTGGATCCCTCCAGAGaagaaatgacaaaagcaaCCAGAATAACACACAGTGACAGGTGTTCTCATGTGTACCATAGTGAGCACTTACCCAGGCTGACAGAGGTAAGATATGTGATAgtgaaatgtatgtattttgtgaataaaatcTGTCTGTAGATCAAGgttattttagcttatttttaatttttaaaattcctCCATTCATGTGTAGGACATGGCATCCCAAAGCCCAAAACCCATGGCAAAACCCAAACCTGGTGATTAGCACAGCCTTCAAAATATGTATTACGCAGAGTGACTTGGCCACACTGAAGGAGGGTTGCTGGCTTAACAACGAGTTAAGAGTTAGAATAATAATTTGACCTACTTTACTAAGACAGATGCCTTCGCTTCTTGGGAATAATGCATCACTGTACTAATGGAATATAAGGTTTGTCTTCGATCTTctatcaaatcaaatcaaatcttAGTTATCCTCTGAAATTGCTTtcctttttgaataaattgctGAATCTGCACTGCACACTAGGCCTGGTTATTGACACGAATGTAATGATTCCATTTAATTTTGATTCAGGCATAAAATACCAACACAATCTGTCACACTACATTAAAGAGCACTGTATTGTTTGAATTTGGTAATAAATTGGATAAAATTGTAAAGCTGACACTTCGTCTTGTATagaaaatgtaagaaaacaAAGCTTTTTGCAATTTATTGTATGTGAGACACGctacaatgttttgtttattctttGACTAGACAGGATAGACTAAAAAAATGATTCTTGgaatttaagaatcaatattggttTACAATAATAAGAAATCAATTAACATTGAAAAttgaccacaaaactagtcataagggtcaaatttcgaaattgagatttatacatcacctgaaagaataaataacctttccactgatgtatggtttgttaggataggacaatatttgttcgagatacaactatttaaacatatggaatctgagggtgcaaaaaaatcaaaatattaagaaaatcacctttaaagttgtccaaatgaagttcctaataatgcatattgctaatcaaaaattaagttttgatatatttacagtaggaattttacaaagtatcttcatggaacatgatctttacttaatttcctaatgatttttggcataaaggaaaaatcaataatacaatgtatttttggctattgctacaaatataccacagcaactggttttgtggtccagggtcacatatattttataatgtctcATACCTTATAAATCTTTACTGTTTTCTGTACTTCACTTCCATTTGATGCACTGGCAAACAAAAGATGGTAACACTTACCAGACTAACACTATACTTTCTAAAGGTGTGTTTAGTGAATAGAAATGTACTATAACCATGATTACAATTATTCATACAATGCATAATAAGGTgcattatatttgatttataatgcattagACATAAGGgctttaaataaagtgttacccgaAAGATTAGTAGGTGTGTGctacttaaaggattagttcacttctagaacaaaaatttacaggtaatgtgTTCACAAGttgtttctttctgtcttcagtcatgaagaaatactttttagaggaaaacatcTCAGAAATTTTACCCATgtagtttaaacttccaaaatgcagtttaaatgcagctttaaaggcctctaaacgatcccagtcgaggaagatgGGCCTTATCtatcaaacgctcgtcttgtctggCTCTGCGATGCGTatgtgtactctgtgcactctggttcaagacagttagggtatgttaaaaaaaaacgccatctcattttctcctccgaCGTCAAAATTGTCctgcatcactgttttacctttttttgtaaagggcgtttaatctttgcacgttcactttgtaaacactgggtcagtacttctgcagcgatgtaggatgattttgaagttggaggagaaaatgggatggagtttttcgacaccctaactgtattgacctggattacacagagtacgcatgtgcaTTGCAAATCtagacaaaacaagcatttgtgatttaaaaattgtataaattgttcatttttagaaaataaccaatcattacaCTAGATGAGACTCtgcttcctcgtctgggatcgtttagagccctttgaagctgcatttaaactacattttggcaATTCAAGCTCACGGGCACCACAGAAGTTCACTCTATGAgcaacattcctgaaatgttttccacagtTTCATTAgaactgaagagagaaagacaggggTGAGTACCTCATCTGTAAATGTGTCTGCCAACAGTATCAGTGTAATCAGACCATTGATGATCATGAAGCACTAATGCTGGCTGTCACCAATCTCATGCATTTCCAATAAtgagttttttgtattttgtttttctccctCTTCTACTATGTGTCCTTGCTGATGAAGAGAATCTGTGATCAGGTGGGAAGCCTCTCTTTCAGCACTTTCTTTTACCCAAAGCTTCAGAGAGGTGAAGGCCATGCCGCAGTGAAGAACCGGACAAAAGCTGTGGATCTCTTCCTCTTTGatcttgtttttgttcatttgtgcCTAGGCATGCACTGGGCTTTGGCTGTAAGTAATTTATGAGTTAGGAtgcctttttaaatttttcggttttaatatttacatgtattttttgaaAAGTGCAAAACACTATTTATGATTTTCAGCTTGTCTTTAACTTCTTGCCTATATTGCTTCTTACCACCAGGTAATTGATTTGAAATCCCAGACCATACAGTGCTGTGACTCAATAGGTCAGAGACATGATGAGATCTGTCACATGTTGTTGTGAGCGTCTCCTTAtttttgctgttattttgtGGTTTGATTGTTCAtcatcttttaatatttggatgtgcatctgttttatttaacagaaaCTACATCGCAGAGGAGTACAGGGTCAAGAAAGGCTGTGTCTTGGAGGCTTCCAGGTGGACTGTCGGCCGAATGAGAACTAAAGTATGACACCATATGATATGATACGATATATGAGATACGATATATGAGATTTGATATAATGTATATGATATGAGATATGATGTGGATCTTTTCTGAAATAAGTGTCATT encodes:
- the LOC127158240 gene encoding sentrin-specific protease 2-like — protein: MEYKRICDQVGSLSFSTFFYPKLQRGEGHAAVKNRTKAVDLFLFDLVFVHLCLGMHWALAVIDLKSQTIQCCDSIGQRHDEICHMLLNYIAEEYRVKKGCVLEASRWTVGRMRTKAIPKQVNGNDCGVFACKYADFLSQGKPLTFRQCDIPLFRKMMVREIIHEKIL